One Mya arenaria isolate MELC-2E11 chromosome 5, ASM2691426v1 genomic window carries:
- the LOC128233537 gene encoding uncharacterized protein LOC128233537: MAGGTITCSTRCDHFPSALYKDYSLSSSEFFMESDIIKESSPKILNLTCHSGEPCIPCEIVWSSNSVYLYPISTSQWTSNSGSGYISVSNALYFITKYVDGKRIQCSVNCSNESSYSINRTYTISFQAVQESTTIYTSVVTKQWHTAVLCALSGTLLLALVTALTVLLFLRFKPHAYERFLRLRGPVASDPSRHVYDAVQSTVETTALHDIRRISAMVL, translated from the exons ATGGCTGGTGGAACTATTACATGTTCAACAAGGTGCGATCATTTCCCATCTGCTTTATATAAAGACTATTCATTATCTTCTTCAG AGTTTTTTATGGAATCAGATATTATAAAGGAGAGCAGCCCTAAAATACTTAACTTAACCTGCCACTCTGGTGAACCATGCATACCATGTGAAATTGTGTGGAGCAGCAACTCTGTTTATCTTTACCCAATATCGACATCGCAATGGACAAGCAACAGTGGCTCCGGCTACATAAGTGTTTCAAATGCGCTCTACTTCATTACTAAATATGTGGACGGAAAACGGATACAGTGTTCTGTAAATTGTTCGAACGAGTCTTCATATTCAATCAATAGAACATACACAATTTCCTTTCAAGCTGTTCAAG AATCAACTACCATCTATACATCCGTTGTAACCAAACAATGGCATACGGCGGTTCTTTGTGCCTTATCAGGAACCTTACTACTTGCACTTGTTACAGCGTTGACCGTGCTTCTCTTTCTTCGATTCAAACCTCATG CGTATGAAAGGTTCCTACGCCTAAGAGGACCTGTAGCTAGCGATCCTAGTAGACATGTGTACGATGCTGTACAGTCTACTGTTGAGACAACTGCGCTTCACGATATA aGAAGAATATCTGCAATGGTCCTGTGA